Proteins encoded within one genomic window of Vairimorpha necatrix chromosome 3, complete sequence:
- a CDS encoding homeobox domain-containing protein 1: protein MNNIFEEELKIQAALGLCLLKNGFESSHTKRKQKSKIQTFTLSEVYNITMYPSYQTKIDLAFMLNLNLKTITVWFQNKRQSEKISPVNEYLYHKKAPKHDLSPILLFTIYCKARRMSNVQNLVVKKKRKNKIK, encoded by the coding sequence ATgaacaatatttttgaagaagAACTAAAAATTCAAGCTGCATTGGGattatgtttattaaaaaatggatTTGAAAGTTCTCATACTAAAAGAAAACAGAAATCCAAAATACAAACATTTACTTTAAGCGAGGTGTATAACATAACAATGTATCCTTCCTATCAAACAAAAATCGATTTAGCTTTTATgctaaatttaaatcttaaGACTATCACTGTATggtttcaaaataaaagacaaagtgaaaaaatatcaccagtaaatgaatatttatatcataaaaagGCCCCTAAGCATGACTTAAGTCCTATACTACTTTTCACGATATATTGTAAAGCAAGACGAATGTCAAATGTGCAAAATTTggtagtaaaaaaaaaacgaaaaaacaaaataaaatag